aataagaaGGGCATATAaagttgtatatataaaggtTGACAAATTCTACTGActgttcataaaatttaagcATATGCACATGTAGCTATATGATTTgagaataattataataaatgtcATACTCATGGTTTGAGATACTCTTCTTCAAAAATTCCTTGTTTTTACTagatatttgtattttttcatttttcaattttccATTTCCTTCTTGCCTAAATGcctacatttttataaaaaaataaaaacaataatatatagaacAGTGGTATAGCATTACAACATATAttgtcatatatttttttcttgcTTATAAACAGGTTACCTTTATGCAGTTGTCTTCATCATCCTTTAATTTAGAAATTTTTACTGAGCATATTAGTGCATcgctataattttttattaaggTATCTGAAATTATatcacatatttttatgctaCTTATATGATCATTTTTAGAATCATCAGCACtaatatgataatatcCTATAATTCGTTCGCCAGTCTCTTGACAATTCTTTTCAATCTATAtgtaaagaaaattataataaatgaagtgaatatatacttatacaAATACATAGACAATatagtataatatttttgtaataaaaattttctaaattagACTAACCATTGTAAATGCTAAACTTAAAAATGCGAACAATACATGTGTGTGAAAAAGGGGAACAGTATTActtataatacatttttttttattattttctgaattataatattttcctaTTAATACTCCACACACATCATCATATGAATTTTTCAAAGCatgcataaaaatttttgcATATGCAATATTATCAATCGTTATTTCTGTTCCTGCCatgctttttattattctttaatattgtatattttgtaaatctTCTAATTCGTCTAAAtagattttatttttttacttcaaaaaaaattgttctGTAAGAATATGGTCATGTGTAAAATGACAATTTACTTAAGTagttcatatatataagtatgtacatacaaatatatataaatgcttTATAATGATAACGGACTTACAAAT
This sequence is a window from Plasmodium chabaudi chabaudi strain AS genome assembly, chromosome: 7. Protein-coding genes within it:
- a CDS encoding ER membrane protein complex subunit 8, putative; the encoded protein is MAGTEITIDNIAYAKIFMHALKNSYDDVCGVLIGKYYNSENNKKKCIISNTVPLFHTHVLFAFLSLAFTMIEKNCQETGERIIGYYHISADDSKNDHISSIKICDIISDTLIKNYSDALICSVKISKLKDDEDNCIKAFRQEGNGKLKNEKIQISSKNKEFLKKSISNHEYLNIHDFDDHLNCITCDFMNPNLFKDIS